The following are encoded together in the Fimbriiglobus ruber genome:
- a CDS encoding ribosomal protein L7/L12 → MTSEEEGFLKAIRSNPADDLGRLVYTDWLEERGDDRARYLRLLVSTATRLRENQSCLRAVTRLYKLSETLNAEWREAVGKRYDLVLDSVRPDSVDITIDAVRGITGLGLDASRRLVRGTPSVIRKSLFLEDAYRLKGRLEFDLPPPALRGGAIKLNEKAYCQVSLEESVTPTERH, encoded by the coding sequence ATGACTTCCGAGGAAGAAGGCTTTCTGAAAGCGATCCGGTCAAACCCCGCGGACGATCTCGGCCGGCTGGTTTACACCGACTGGCTCGAAGAGCGAGGCGATGATCGTGCGCGATACCTCCGTCTGCTCGTTTCCACCGCTACTCGTTTGAGAGAAAATCAATCCTGTCTCAGAGCGGTGACCCGCTTGTACAAGCTATCCGAAACACTCAACGCGGAGTGGCGGGAAGCCGTCGGCAAGCGGTACGATCTGGTTTTAGACTCGGTCCGCCCGGACAGCGTCGATATCACCATTGATGCCGTCCGGGGAATAACTGGACTGGGATTGGACGCGTCGAGACGGTTGGTTAGAGGCACGCCAAGCGTCATCAGAAAATCTCTTTTTCTAGAAGACGCTTATCGACTAAAAGGGCGACTAGAGTTCGACTTGCCTCCGCCCGCGTTGAGAGGAGGCGCAATTAAACTCAATGAAAAAGCATACTGTCAAGTTTCACTGGAAGAGTCAGTGACCCCAACTGAACGGCATTAG
- a CDS encoding tetratricopeptide repeat protein: MFGHSSRARRSTKKPLPPVPVPGAEAAPGKPSGLLGLSPKWVLALSLAGLVVVGVTVGVWYVNTRPAVVAPPPIPPEIPDPTVRQALTQAREAVEKDPTTADPWGELGLVFRAHELDPQAVSCFSQAARLDPQDPHWPYLVGTTNIRLNLADVIPHLREAERLATTPELKSAARLRLAETLFELGEPDEAGRLFTEELQADPANPRVHLGLGMVALARDAVAEAVPHLEAAARTPFAQRKAGALLATAYRRLGKPDAASQTEVRASAGGKDVSWPDPFVAGYMTRQVGRQEQIRRVDELEAQGRFREAAAVLEELVQAYPDDQTFVSLGKVLARSGDLPRAELALREALRQNPDHAAAHFFLGMTLSLVAERATGRGEKDQATRNDQEAVDEFRRCIALKPDHGPAHLYAARALRRLGRLPEAMEVCRGAIRISPNVAETHLVMGDILMASGKPRDAIPYLEEAVRLSPPRDNRANALLEQAKAARKE, from the coding sequence ATGTTTGGGCATTCGAGCCGGGCTCGCCGGTCGACCAAGAAACCGCTCCCTCCTGTACCCGTCCCTGGTGCCGAAGCCGCTCCCGGGAAGCCATCCGGGCTACTCGGTCTTTCGCCGAAGTGGGTTCTGGCTCTGTCGCTCGCGGGCCTCGTGGTCGTCGGAGTGACGGTGGGGGTTTGGTATGTCAATACGCGCCCGGCGGTCGTGGCACCGCCCCCGATCCCGCCAGAGATTCCCGACCCGACCGTCCGTCAAGCCCTCACCCAGGCCCGAGAGGCCGTCGAAAAAGACCCCACGACGGCCGATCCGTGGGGCGAACTCGGGCTGGTCTTCCGGGCGCACGAACTCGATCCGCAGGCCGTAAGCTGCTTCTCCCAGGCTGCCCGACTCGACCCACAGGATCCCCACTGGCCTTATCTGGTCGGGACTACGAACATCCGCTTGAATCTCGCGGACGTGATCCCTCATTTGCGCGAAGCCGAACGGTTAGCGACGACCCCGGAGCTGAAATCTGCTGCCCGACTCCGGTTGGCCGAAACGCTCTTTGAACTGGGTGAGCCGGATGAGGCCGGGCGGCTCTTCACCGAAGAGCTTCAGGCCGACCCGGCCAACCCCCGCGTTCACCTCGGGCTCGGGATGGTCGCTCTCGCCAGGGATGCGGTGGCCGAAGCCGTTCCACATTTGGAGGCTGCGGCCCGTACTCCGTTCGCCCAGCGGAAGGCGGGCGCGCTCTTGGCCACGGCCTACCGCCGCCTCGGTAAACCTGATGCGGCTTCTCAAACCGAAGTCCGTGCCTCAGCCGGCGGAAAAGACGTGTCCTGGCCGGATCCGTTCGTGGCAGGTTACATGACGCGGCAGGTGGGCCGCCAGGAGCAGATCCGCCGGGTAGACGAACTGGAGGCGCAAGGTCGGTTTCGGGAGGCGGCAGCGGTCCTTGAAGAACTCGTCCAGGCCTATCCGGATGACCAGACGTTCGTGAGTCTCGGGAAGGTACTCGCCCGGAGTGGTGATCTGCCCCGGGCGGAGCTGGCTCTGCGCGAAGCGTTGCGGCAGAACCCGGACCACGCCGCCGCACATTTTTTCCTCGGGATGACCCTGTCGCTCGTGGCCGAACGAGCCACCGGGCGCGGCGAGAAAGACCAGGCCACGCGCAACGATCAGGAAGCGGTCGACGAATTCCGGCGGTGTATCGCGCTAAAACCGGACCACGGCCCCGCGCACCTGTACGCCGCCCGGGCCCTTCGGCGGTTGGGACGGTTGCCGGAGGCGATGGAAGTCTGTCGGGGGGCCATCCGGATCAGCCCGAACGTGGCCGAGACCCATCTCGTGATGGGAGACATCCTGATGGCGTCCGGCAAACCCCGTGACGCGATCCCGTACCTGGAAGAGGCCGTCCGTTTGTCGCCACCCAGAGATAACCGGGCAAACGCCCTTCTGGAGCAGGCGAAAGCGGCCCGTAAAGAGTAG
- a CDS encoding DUF1559 domain-containing protein — MRLSLSRTRHNGGFTLIELLVVIAIIAILIGLLLPAVQKVREAAARAKCTNNLKQMGLALQGYHDVYLFFPSGGSNANPGVNGSQPYPYWSSSAGSWAFQILPYIEQTAVYNSANTTTYAQTPIPTYFCPSRRAPQKDNNGYAGTDYYGNAYCPNNAPNSSNQGVQSGLFRQATNNQSTCPRISIASITDGTSNTISVGEKNLCRTSLNSGSDLADNQGYSWGWDFGGDGNYDNSVMSNNGTRGIVPDLPFGGIACTNGGTGGYHTFGSLHTGGINAAFCDGSVKFITNSINATNSNITTSPYQLGTLQMLLHLSDGLVIPNY; from the coding sequence ATGCGATTGTCTCTCTCCCGCACCCGCCATAATGGCGGATTTACTCTCATTGAGTTGCTGGTCGTCATCGCCATCATCGCGATTCTGATCGGCCTGCTTCTCCCCGCAGTGCAAAAGGTCCGTGAGGCCGCCGCCCGGGCCAAGTGTACGAACAACCTCAAGCAGATGGGGTTGGCCCTTCAGGGCTACCACGACGTGTACTTGTTCTTCCCGAGCGGCGGGTCGAACGCGAATCCCGGTGTGAACGGGAGCCAACCATACCCGTACTGGTCCAGCAGTGCGGGCTCGTGGGCCTTTCAAATCCTTCCGTACATCGAACAAACCGCGGTCTACAACTCCGCCAATACGACGACCTACGCGCAGACCCCGATCCCGACCTACTTCTGCCCCTCCCGCCGTGCCCCGCAGAAAGACAACAACGGGTATGCCGGGACGGACTATTACGGGAATGCGTACTGCCCCAACAACGCCCCGAATAGTAGCAACCAGGGTGTTCAATCCGGTCTCTTCCGTCAGGCGACGAACAATCAAAGCACCTGCCCGAGAATTAGCATCGCCAGCATTACCGACGGAACCAGCAATACCATTTCGGTCGGGGAAAAGAACCTCTGCCGGACGTCGCTAAATAGTGGGAGTGACCTCGCGGATAATCAGGGGTACAGCTGGGGGTGGGACTTCGGCGGGGACGGTAACTACGACAATTCGGTCATGTCGAACAACGGCACACGGGGAATTGTCCCCGACCTGCCGTTCGGTGGCATCGCATGTACCAACGGCGGGACCGGCGGCTACCACACGTTTGGTTCATTGCACACAGGCGGGATCAACGCCGCGTTCTGCGACGGATCGGTGAAATTCATCACGAACAGTATTAACGCCACGAATTCGAATATTACGACCAGCCCCTACCAATTGGGGACACTCCAAATGCTCCTGCACCTCTCCGACGGACTGGTTATCCCGAACTATTAA
- the rpiA gene encoding ribose-5-phosphate isomerase RpiA: protein MDASETTDPPEVFRPAAEAALTLVPAGSVVGLGTGRAATAFVYALGDRVRAGLVVRGVPTSDAAAALAVKLGILLTTLDEVDAIDVAIDGADEVDPNGNVIKGYGGALVREKIVASAARQFVIMVGAEKLVPALGTRGIIPVEVVPFAVPTCRRRLSALGIETEVRENDGLPFRSDNGNPILDCRVGPLDDPASWVQKVRAIPGVVDTGLFLGMADAVIVQTGTTAEIRRFEKKG from the coding sequence ATGGATGCCAGTGAAACCACCGATCCCCCGGAAGTGTTTCGTCCGGCCGCGGAAGCGGCCCTCACCCTCGTTCCCGCCGGCTCGGTCGTCGGGCTGGGAACCGGCCGGGCGGCCACCGCGTTCGTGTACGCCCTCGGCGACCGCGTCCGGGCGGGGTTGGTCGTCCGCGGCGTGCCCACGTCGGACGCGGCCGCCGCCCTCGCGGTGAAACTCGGCATCCTGCTCACGACCCTGGACGAAGTGGACGCCATTGATGTGGCGATCGACGGGGCCGACGAGGTCGACCCGAACGGGAACGTGATTAAAGGGTACGGCGGGGCTCTGGTCCGGGAAAAAATCGTCGCATCCGCGGCGCGGCAGTTCGTCATCATGGTCGGGGCGGAGAAACTGGTCCCGGCTCTCGGAACCCGCGGCATCATCCCGGTCGAAGTCGTCCCGTTCGCGGTTCCCACGTGCCGCCGTCGACTCAGCGCCCTCGGCATCGAAACGGAAGTCCGTGAGAACGACGGGTTGCCGTTTCGGTCCGACAACGGCAACCCCATTCTGGATTGCCGCGTCGGGCCGTTGGACGACCCGGCTTCGTGGGTTCAGAAGGTCCGCGCGATTCCGGGCGTCGTCGATACCGGCCTCTTCCTCGGCATGGCCGACGCCGTCATCGTCCAAACGGGCACGACCGCAGAAATCCGGCGGTTCGAAAAGAAGGGATGA
- a CDS encoding CRTAC1 family protein has translation MALSLALIGCGRPVDPPASTAPPDEVPDGPGWFEDVTAKVGIDFTHDAGSLEKYLTPQSTGSGVAACDLDGDGRPDLLFLTNGGTGSKSTNKLYRQKSDGTFEDVSAGSGLDFAGCNMGVAVGDIDNDGKPDVLITQYTGARLFLNQGGMKFKDVTEEMGIKNPLWGASVAFLDYDRDGWLDLVIVNYVDFDPNWPCRTRAGQPDYCSPKVFRGTASKLFRNVGGKRFEDVSVASRIGEVAGPGFGVAVADFDGDGWPDIFVANDGMPNRLWVNQRNSTFRDEAASRGVASTQMGLAYAGMGVALGDVDNDGLFDLYNTHLVSETNTLWKQNPRGVFKDVTAAAGLTQTRWRATGWGNVLTDFDNDGWLDLAIATGGVERRPPGGTPRTGVAPHWEPYADRNQLLAGVGGGRFKDISVNSPAFCGHFNVARGLIAADLDGDGGVDLVVNAIGEKARVFRNVCPRRGHWLAVRAIEPDRNRDAVGAVVAVTAGGVRRIRLVAPAGSFLSAGPGTAYFGLGEAGSVDGFDVVWPDGTRETFPGGPTDRSLELRKGSGLSK, from the coding sequence ATGGCGCTCTCGTTAGCGCTGATCGGGTGCGGCCGACCTGTAGACCCGCCGGCTTCGACCGCGCCCCCGGACGAAGTGCCGGACGGCCCCGGCTGGTTCGAGGACGTCACCGCCAAGGTCGGGATCGATTTTACCCACGACGCCGGCTCCCTTGAAAAGTATCTGACGCCGCAATCGACCGGGTCCGGGGTTGCCGCATGCGACCTGGACGGCGACGGCCGACCGGACCTCCTTTTCCTGACCAATGGGGGGACGGGGTCGAAATCCACGAACAAACTCTACCGGCAGAAATCGGACGGGACGTTCGAAGACGTTTCGGCCGGCAGCGGGCTCGACTTCGCCGGGTGTAACATGGGGGTCGCGGTCGGGGACATCGACAACGACGGGAAGCCGGATGTCCTGATTACCCAGTACACCGGAGCCCGGTTGTTCCTGAACCAGGGCGGAATGAAGTTTAAGGACGTCACCGAAGAAATGGGAATCAAGAACCCGCTCTGGGGGGCGTCGGTCGCGTTCCTCGATTACGACCGAGACGGATGGCTCGATCTCGTCATCGTCAATTACGTCGACTTCGACCCGAACTGGCCTTGCCGGACGCGGGCCGGTCAACCCGACTACTGTTCCCCGAAGGTGTTCCGGGGCACCGCCAGCAAACTGTTCCGGAACGTCGGCGGGAAGCGATTCGAAGACGTGTCCGTCGCGTCGCGGATCGGCGAGGTCGCCGGTCCCGGGTTCGGGGTGGCGGTCGCGGACTTCGACGGCGACGGGTGGCCGGACATTTTCGTGGCCAACGACGGCATGCCGAACCGCCTCTGGGTGAACCAGAGGAACAGCACCTTCCGCGACGAGGCTGCCTCCCGCGGGGTGGCGTCCACGCAAATGGGACTGGCCTACGCCGGCATGGGCGTGGCCCTTGGAGACGTGGACAACGACGGCCTGTTCGACCTCTACAACACCCACCTGGTCAGCGAGACGAATACGCTCTGGAAGCAGAACCCCCGGGGCGTGTTCAAAGACGTAACCGCGGCCGCCGGGTTGACCCAAACGCGGTGGCGGGCGACCGGGTGGGGCAACGTCCTCACGGACTTCGACAATGACGGCTGGCTCGACCTCGCGATCGCGACCGGCGGGGTCGAGAGGCGGCCGCCGGGCGGCACGCCGCGGACCGGGGTGGCCCCGCACTGGGAGCCCTACGCCGATCGCAACCAGTTGCTCGCCGGGGTCGGGGGCGGGCGGTTCAAGGACATCTCGGTGAATTCGCCGGCGTTCTGCGGGCACTTCAACGTCGCCCGCGGGCTGATCGCCGCCGACCTCGACGGGGACGGCGGGGTCGATCTCGTGGTCAACGCGATCGGGGAAAAGGCCCGCGTGTTCCGGAACGTCTGCCCGCGGCGCGGGCACTGGCTCGCCGTTCGCGCGATCGAGCCCGATAGGAACCGGGATGCCGTCGGGGCGGTGGTGGCGGTGACGGCGGGCGGCGTTCGCAGAATCCGGCTGGTTGCCCCGGCCGGGAGTTTCCTGTCCGCCGGCCCCGGAACCGCGTACTTCGGACTCGGGGAGGCCGGAAGCGTCGACGGGTTCGACGTCGTCTGGCCGGATGGGACCCGTGAAACATTCCCGGGCGGCCCCACAGACCGATCTCTTGAATTGCGAAAAGGGTCTGGACTCTCGAAGTGA
- a CDS encoding CRTAC1 family protein, with the protein MKRSLVLVCGVGLFAFGMTWLVSSGFRYRPAPSEQEDESGSAWFHDVTDDLGIGFTHDPGPTDQYFLPQMTGSGVAVFDYDRDGRLDLFFAQMGGKPCRLYRQLPDGRFQDASPGSGLDLVGTNTGVAVGDVNNDGWPDVAVSQFGGLRLFLNEKGTFRDVTPTSGLGNPNWGMSMAFFDYDRDGWLDLVVVNYLDFDPSRTCTADGKREYCGAEAFPGTVTRLFHNLGPQPNGGVTFEDVTVKAGLARGPGPGMGLACADFDGDGWPDIFVANDGQPNRMWVNRRDGTFADAAAARGTAFNFMGSAQAGRGVACGDVNGDGLMDLFVTHSNGETHALWKQKPRGLFHDAAPAAGLTHPRRQGTGFGAVVADFDNDGAPDIAVVNGHIARAAPTPDPALGPHWGWYADRNQVFANDGRGRFKDVSDRNPDFCDRPNVGRGLARGDLSNRGAVDLVVTTAGGRARVYRNVAPGQGHWLTVRALLPDPAHPAESARARDAHGAEVTVVAGEFRWVRLTNPADSYLSSSDPKAHFGVGASEQVDAIEVLWPDGTRETFPGGAADRFVTLRKGAGTTRQ; encoded by the coding sequence ATGAAGCGCAGCTTAGTCCTCGTCTGCGGCGTCGGCCTATTCGCATTCGGAATGACCTGGTTGGTCTCCAGCGGGTTCCGATACCGCCCCGCGCCGTCCGAACAAGAAGACGAATCCGGGTCCGCGTGGTTCCACGACGTGACCGACGACCTGGGGATCGGTTTCACGCACGATCCCGGCCCGACCGACCAATACTTCTTGCCCCAAATGACCGGTTCCGGTGTCGCGGTGTTCGACTACGACCGGGACGGGCGGCTCGACCTCTTTTTCGCGCAAATGGGCGGAAAGCCCTGTCGGCTCTACCGCCAGCTACCGGACGGTCGCTTCCAGGACGCCAGCCCGGGGTCCGGGCTCGACCTCGTCGGCACGAACACCGGCGTCGCGGTCGGCGACGTGAATAACGACGGCTGGCCGGACGTTGCCGTCTCCCAATTCGGCGGGTTGCGTCTCTTTCTGAACGAGAAAGGCACCTTTCGCGACGTGACCCCGACGTCCGGTCTCGGCAACCCGAACTGGGGCATGTCGATGGCCTTCTTCGACTACGACCGGGACGGCTGGCTCGACCTCGTGGTGGTGAACTACCTGGACTTCGACCCGTCGCGGACGTGTACCGCCGACGGGAAACGGGAGTATTGTGGGGCCGAGGCGTTTCCCGGAACGGTGACGCGGCTGTTTCACAACCTCGGGCCGCAACCCAATGGGGGGGTGACATTCGAGGACGTTACGGTCAAGGCCGGATTGGCCCGCGGCCCTGGGCCGGGAATGGGTCTGGCGTGCGCCGATTTCGACGGCGACGGGTGGCCGGACATTTTCGTGGCGAACGACGGGCAGCCGAACCGCATGTGGGTGAACCGCCGGGACGGGACGTTCGCCGACGCGGCGGCCGCGCGGGGGACGGCCTTCAATTTCATGGGCTCGGCTCAGGCCGGGAGGGGAGTTGCTTGCGGCGACGTCAACGGCGACGGACTCATGGACCTGTTCGTCACCCACTCGAATGGCGAGACGCACGCGCTCTGGAAACAAAAGCCCCGGGGCCTGTTCCACGACGCCGCCCCCGCTGCCGGCCTGACGCACCCCCGCCGGCAGGGGACCGGCTTCGGGGCGGTCGTGGCGGACTTCGATAACGACGGCGCGCCAGACATTGCGGTCGTCAACGGGCACATCGCCCGCGCCGCGCCGACGCCGGACCCGGCACTCGGGCCGCACTGGGGCTGGTACGCGGACCGGAATCAGGTGTTCGCCAACGACGGCCGGGGGCGCTTCAAGGACGTCTCCGACCGGAACCCGGACTTTTGCGACCGCCCGAACGTCGGCCGCGGACTGGCGAGAGGCGACCTGTCTAACAGGGGGGCGGTGGACCTGGTCGTGACGACCGCGGGCGGACGGGCTCGCGTTTATCGGAACGTGGCCCCCGGGCAGGGGCACTGGTTGACCGTTCGGGCATTGCTCCCGGACCCCGCGCACCCCGCGGAGTCGGCCCGCGCCCGCGACGCCCACGGGGCGGAGGTGACGGTCGTCGCGGGAGAGTTTCGCTGGGTCCGGCTGACCAACCCGGCGGACAGTTACCTATCGAGCAGTGACCCGAAAGCCCATTTCGGGGTGGGTGCTTCCGAGCAGGTCGACGCGATCGAGGTGCTGTGGCCGGACGGCACTCGGGAGACATTCCCGGGCGGCGCGGCCGACCGGTTTGTGACCTTGCGAAAAGGGGCTGGGACAACCCGCCAATAG